In Janibacter alkaliphilus, the following proteins share a genomic window:
- a CDS encoding IclR family transcriptional regulator domain-containing protein, whose amino-acid sequence MATTSVQNAFLVLEAVADLQPAGLTAVARAVGLPKSTTQRMLLTLAEVGWLRATDDSPTRWVLTYRALRVAGQVDGRHGLRETALPEMSALQHATTETVHLTAPDGDHLVLLERLDTPHHLRAFLPLGERIPYHASATGQAYLAASTDLVVDRLTARPLDARTSGTITDPVLLRARLEEIRERGWSINVGGLSSGITALGAAIVGHDGLPLGAVSVSGPSSRITADRFADLGTAVARSAARISAGL is encoded by the coding sequence GTGGCGACGACGAGCGTGCAGAACGCCTTCCTCGTGCTGGAGGCCGTGGCCGACCTGCAGCCGGCCGGGCTGACGGCGGTGGCGCGTGCGGTCGGGCTGCCCAAGAGCACCACCCAGCGCATGCTGCTGACCCTGGCCGAGGTGGGCTGGCTGCGGGCGACCGACGACTCCCCCACGCGGTGGGTGCTCACCTACCGCGCGCTGCGCGTGGCCGGTCAGGTGGACGGTCGCCACGGTCTGCGCGAGACGGCGCTGCCCGAGATGAGCGCGCTGCAGCACGCCACCACCGAGACCGTCCACCTCACCGCACCCGACGGCGACCACCTCGTCCTCCTGGAGCGGCTGGACACCCCGCACCACCTGCGCGCCTTCCTCCCTCTGGGAGAACGCATCCCGTACCACGCATCGGCCACCGGGCAGGCCTACCTCGCCGCCAGCACCGACCTCGTCGTGGATCGTCTGACCGCGCGACCGTTGGACGCGCGCACGTCGGGCACGATCACCGACCCCGTGCTCCTGCGCGCCCGGCTCGAGGAGATCCGCGAGCGGGGGTGGTCGATCAACGTGGGCGGCCTCTCCAGCGGGATCACCGCTCTCGGCGCGGCGATCGTCGGCCACGACGGTCTCCCGCTCGGCGCGGTCTCCGTCTCCGGACCGAGCAGCCGGATCACCGCCGACCGCTTCGCCGACCTCGGGACGGCCGTGGCGCGCTCGGCCGCGCGGATCAGCGCGGGGCTCTGA
- a CDS encoding thymidine phosphorylase translates to MSEAHDAVDIIRAKRDGTGLADAQIDWVIDAYTRGAVAEEQMSALAMAILLNGMTRAEISRWTAAMIASGERMDFSALSRPTADKHSTGGVGDKITLPLAPLVAAFGVAVPQLSGRGLGHTGGTLDKLEAVPGWRADLSNAAMMRQLGEVGAVICAAGSGLAPADKKLYALRDVTGTVEAVPLIASSIMSKKIAEGTGALMLDVKVGSGAFMKTREDATELARTMVDLGTDAGVSTVALLTDMSTPLGRTAGNALEVRESVEVLAGGGPEDVVELTVALAHEMLAAAGREVARDEVAAALGDGRAMDVWRRMIAAQGGDPDAALPVAREREVLTAEADGVLTAMDAFAVGVAAWRLGAGRARKEDPVQAGAGVELHAVVGEPVRAGQPLLTLHTDTPERFARAREALAGAWSIGDQAPARRTVVLDRISAEG, encoded by the coding sequence GTGAGCGAGGCGCACGACGCCGTCGACATCATCCGGGCCAAGCGGGACGGCACCGGCCTCGCCGACGCCCAGATCGACTGGGTGATCGACGCCTACACCCGCGGGGCGGTCGCCGAGGAGCAGATGTCGGCGCTGGCGATGGCCATCCTGCTCAACGGGATGACCCGGGCGGAGATCTCCCGGTGGACCGCGGCGATGATCGCCAGCGGCGAGCGGATGGACTTCTCCGCGCTGTCCCGCCCGACCGCGGACAAGCACTCCACCGGCGGCGTCGGCGACAAGATCACCCTGCCGCTGGCCCCGCTGGTCGCCGCCTTCGGGGTGGCCGTGCCGCAGCTCTCCGGCAGGGGCCTGGGGCACACCGGCGGGACCCTGGACAAGCTCGAGGCCGTGCCCGGCTGGCGGGCCGACCTGAGCAACGCCGCGATGATGCGCCAGCTGGGGGAGGTCGGCGCGGTGATCTGCGCCGCCGGCTCCGGGCTGGCCCCGGCGGACAAGAAGCTCTACGCGCTGCGCGACGTCACCGGGACCGTCGAGGCGGTGCCGCTGATCGCCTCCTCGATCATGAGCAAGAAGATCGCCGAGGGCACCGGTGCGCTCATGCTCGACGTCAAGGTCGGCTCCGGGGCCTTCATGAAGACCCGTGAGGACGCCACCGAGCTGGCCCGGACCATGGTCGATCTCGGCACCGACGCCGGGGTCTCGACGGTCGCCCTGCTCACCGACATGTCCACCCCGCTCGGACGCACCGCCGGCAACGCGCTGGAGGTGCGCGAGTCCGTCGAGGTGCTCGCCGGTGGCGGCCCGGAGGACGTCGTCGAGCTCACCGTGGCCCTGGCCCACGAGATGCTCGCCGCGGCCGGCCGCGAGGTGGCCCGCGACGAGGTCGCCGCCGCGCTCGGCGACGGCCGGGCGATGGACGTGTGGCGGCGGATGATCGCCGCCCAGGGCGGCGACCCGGACGCGGCGCTGCCGGTGGCCCGGGAGCGGGAGGTGCTCACCGCGGAGGCCGACGGCGTGCTGACCGCGATGGACGCCTTCGCCGTGGGCGTGGCCGCCTGGCGCCTCGGCGCCGGTCGGGCGCGCAAGGAGGACCCGGTGCAGGCCGGGGCCGGGGTCGAGCTGCACGCGGTGGTCGGCGAGCCGGTCCGGGCCGGTCAGCCGCTGCTCACCCTGCACACCGACACCCCGGAGCGGTTCGCGCGGGCCCGGGAGGCGCTCGCCGGGGCCTGGAGCATCGGCGACCAGGCTCCTGCCCGCCGCACCGTCGTGCTCGACCGGATCTCCGCGGAGGGCTGA
- a CDS encoding cytidine deaminase, whose amino-acid sequence MGTAYAPYSGYPVGVAALVDDGRTISGCNVENAAYGVGLCAECGLVSELHRGGGGRLVAVWCVDGSGRTIMPCGRCRQLLWEHGGADCRIQTPAGEQGLDQVLPQAFDATALGSEPVAGQDTAAKGEA is encoded by the coding sequence ATGGGCACCGCCTACGCCCCCTACTCCGGCTACCCGGTCGGGGTGGCGGCGCTGGTCGACGACGGCCGCACGATCTCCGGCTGCAACGTCGAGAACGCCGCCTACGGGGTGGGGCTGTGCGCCGAGTGCGGCCTGGTCAGCGAGCTGCACCGCGGTGGCGGTGGGCGGCTGGTCGCGGTGTGGTGCGTCGACGGCTCCGGCCGCACGATCATGCCCTGCGGCCGCTGCCGCCAGCTGCTGTGGGAGCACGGCGGCGCCGACTGCCGGATCCAGACACCGGCCGGCGAGCAGGGCCTGGACCAGGTGCTGCCGCAGGCCTTCGACGCCACGGCACTCGGCTCCGAGCCGGTCGCCGGCCAGGACACGGCAGCGAAGGGGGAGGCGTGA
- a CDS encoding ABC transporter permease, whose amino-acid sequence MSSDLQVGASTAAPAARRRRAPLWVWLLGIAAAIVLLSSIRLITGRGDIASSGTLSAALAAAMPIAFAGLGGLWAERAGVINIGLEGMMILGTWGAAFGALNGGPWTGVVGAIVCGALGGLVHALATVTFGVDHIVSGVALNIVSLGVASYLAARFFGELEGGSDVQSPPLPALPKLEVPFINEPLADVESQGWFVVSDAAALLRALTGGLSVLTVIGLLLIVGTYLVLWRTPFGLRIRACGESPVAAETLGVNVYLYKYVAVTISGALAGLGGGFLAMVASNIYRESQVDGRGYIGLAAMIFGNWRPGGLLMGSGLFGYMDALQLRGGGAGLHALLLLIALLLVVIGVWQVVRNGRALQGGVAIAAGVLVGLLWLLTDTVVADVTNFAPHLTTLLVLALASQRLRPPAAVGKVYRRGEGN is encoded by the coding sequence ATGAGCAGCGACCTGCAGGTCGGCGCCAGCACCGCCGCCCCGGCCGCCCGTCGGCGCCGCGCCCCGCTGTGGGTGTGGCTGCTCGGCATCGCCGCGGCCATCGTGCTGCTCTCGTCGATCCGGCTCATCACCGGACGCGGCGACATCGCCTCCTCCGGCACGCTCAGCGCCGCGCTGGCCGCGGCCATGCCGATCGCCTTCGCCGGTCTCGGCGGGCTGTGGGCCGAGCGGGCCGGGGTGATCAACATCGGGCTCGAAGGGATGATGATCCTCGGGACCTGGGGGGCCGCCTTCGGCGCGCTCAACGGCGGCCCGTGGACGGGGGTGGTCGGCGCGATCGTGTGCGGCGCCCTCGGCGGGCTGGTGCACGCCCTGGCCACGGTCACCTTCGGCGTCGACCACATCGTCTCCGGCGTCGCGCTGAACATCGTCTCCCTCGGCGTGGCCAGCTATCTCGCGGCGCGCTTCTTCGGCGAGCTCGAGGGCGGCAGCGACGTGCAGTCGCCGCCGCTGCCCGCGCTGCCCAAGCTCGAGGTGCCCTTCATCAACGAGCCGCTGGCCGACGTGGAGTCGCAGGGCTGGTTCGTCGTCTCCGACGCCGCGGCCCTGCTCCGGGCGCTGACCGGCGGGCTCTCGGTGCTCACCGTCATCGGGCTGCTGCTCATCGTCGGCACCTACCTCGTGCTCTGGCGCACCCCCTTCGGCCTGCGCATCCGCGCCTGCGGCGAGTCCCCGGTCGCGGCGGAGACCCTCGGCGTCAACGTCTACCTCTACAAGTACGTCGCGGTGACCATCTCCGGTGCGCTGGCCGGTCTCGGCGGCGGCTTCCTGGCGATGGTCGCCTCGAACATCTACCGCGAGTCCCAGGTCGACGGGCGCGGCTACATCGGTCTGGCGGCGATGATCTTCGGCAACTGGCGCCCCGGCGGGCTGCTCATGGGCTCGGGGCTCTTCGGGTACATGGACGCGCTGCAGCTGCGGGGCGGCGGGGCCGGGCTGCACGCCCTGCTGCTGCTCATCGCGCTGCTCCTGGTGGTCATCGGCGTCTGGCAGGTGGTCCGCAACGGGCGCGCCCTGCAGGGCGGCGTCGCCATCGCCGCCGGCGTGCTCGTCGGGCTGCTCTGGCTGCTCACCGACACCGTCGTCGCCGACGTCACCAACTTCGCCCCGCACCTGACCACGCTGCTCGTGCTCGCCCTGGCCAGCCAACGGCTGCGACCACCCGCGGCCGTGGGCAAGGTCTACCGCCGCGGCGAAGGGAACTGA
- a CDS encoding ABC transporter permease — translation MTLNLRRLGLTLAAPALAIVVAFIITSLVLVAVGDPVGLVWQTLLTEPRPRTMVNIVNSAVTYYIAAVAVAIGFKMKLFNIGVDGQYRIATFAAALVAGHAWLPGPLNVILALLVAMAVGAVWAGIAGWLKVTRGVSEVISTIMLNTISAGLVAWGLRSWGSRAEGSNARSTTEIPESSQLDGLALVPDTPVRVYTLLLLAVVVGLAYWFVINKTRFGFDLRATGESETAAVASGVKVKRMVLIAMLASGAVAGLIGMPAFFGLDHAYGANFQDGVGFVGIGVALLGRNHPVGIAFAALLWSWLEKASDGLQLQADVSPALVYIIQGTILLAVVVAYEVVRRIEQRMEQRQVAAELDAPAATEGASA, via the coding sequence ATGACCCTCAACCTGCGGCGCCTGGGCCTGACCCTGGCCGCGCCGGCGCTGGCGATCGTCGTCGCCTTCATCATCACCAGCCTGGTGCTGGTGGCCGTCGGCGACCCGGTCGGCCTGGTCTGGCAGACCCTGCTCACCGAGCCCCGGCCGCGGACGATGGTCAACATCGTCAACAGCGCGGTCACCTACTACATCGCGGCCGTCGCGGTGGCCATCGGCTTCAAGATGAAGCTCTTCAACATCGGTGTCGACGGGCAGTACCGGATCGCCACCTTCGCCGCCGCGCTGGTCGCCGGCCACGCCTGGCTGCCCGGCCCGCTCAACGTCATCCTCGCGCTGCTCGTGGCGATGGCCGTCGGCGCCGTGTGGGCCGGCATCGCCGGCTGGCTGAAGGTGACCCGCGGGGTCTCCGAGGTCATCTCGACGATCATGCTCAACACCATCTCCGCGGGCCTGGTCGCCTGGGGGCTGCGCAGCTGGGGCTCGCGCGCCGAGGGCAGCAACGCCCGCAGCACCACCGAGATCCCCGAGTCCAGCCAGCTCGACGGTCTGGCGCTGGTGCCGGACACCCCGGTGCGCGTCTACACGCTCCTGCTGCTGGCGGTCGTCGTCGGCCTCGCCTACTGGTTCGTCATCAACAAGACCCGCTTCGGCTTCGACCTGCGGGCCACCGGCGAGTCCGAGACCGCCGCCGTGGCCAGCGGGGTCAAGGTCAAGCGGATGGTGCTCATCGCCATGCTGGCCTCCGGAGCCGTCGCCGGGCTGATCGGGATGCCGGCCTTCTTCGGCCTGGACCACGCCTACGGCGCGAACTTCCAGGACGGGGTCGGCTTCGTCGGCATCGGGGTGGCCCTGCTCGGCCGCAACCACCCGGTCGGCATCGCCTTCGCCGCGCTGCTGTGGTCCTGGCTGGAGAAGGCCAGCGACGGGCTGCAGCTGCAGGCGGACGTCTCGCCGGCGCTGGTCTACATCATCCAGGGCACCATCCTGCTCGCCGTCGTCGTCGCCTACGAGGTGGTCCGCCGGATCGAGCAGCGGATGGAGCAGCGGCAGGTGGCCGCCGAGCTCGACGCCCCCGCCGCGACCGAAGGAGCCTCGGCATGA
- a CDS encoding ATP-binding cassette domain-containing protein has product MRPGPCPHHEEADISTAASTPSPSAGDAVPAVRVEGITKRFPGVVANKDVTFSAARGSVHAIVGENGAGKSTLMKILYGVQRPDEGTIEVDGSAVEMRSPADAIRQGIGMVFQHFMLADNLTVAENVVLGAEGMHGIGGGARAEIDRLSQAYGLDIEPGTLVGELGVGARQRVEILKVLYRGARTIILDEPTAVLVPQEVDELFENLRGLKAEGLTVIFISHKLDEVLSVADAVTVIRRGSTVDTVDPAEVTAHQLAELMVGSELPTPATEESTVTDRVVLQVRGVTLAGGAGSRRDLLDDVDLTIRAGEVLGIAGVEGNGQAELVEVLMGMRPASRGSVELEGQDVSSWSVRAIREAGVGYIPEDRHRHGLLLDAPLWENRVLGHQTQAPNAGHGMITAGPAKADTERIVREYDVRTPSIHVTAGSLSGGNQQKLIVGREMSHQPTVLVAAHPTRGVDVGAQAAIWDQIREARREGLAVLLISADLEELIGLSDTIKVILRGRITGEFDPDTVTSQELGSAMTGAGKDAS; this is encoded by the coding sequence GTGCGCCCCGGGCCCTGCCCGCACCACGAGGAGGCCGACATCAGCACGGCAGCCAGCACCCCGTCCCCGAGCGCGGGTGACGCTGTCCCCGCGGTGCGGGTCGAGGGCATCACCAAGCGCTTCCCCGGGGTCGTCGCCAACAAGGACGTCACCTTCTCCGCGGCGCGCGGCAGCGTGCACGCCATCGTCGGCGAGAACGGCGCCGGCAAGTCCACCCTCATGAAGATCCTCTACGGGGTCCAGCGACCCGACGAGGGCACCATCGAGGTGGACGGCTCGGCCGTCGAGATGCGCTCCCCGGCCGATGCGATCCGGCAGGGGATCGGCATGGTCTTCCAGCACTTCATGCTCGCCGACAACCTCACCGTCGCCGAGAACGTCGTGCTCGGCGCCGAGGGCATGCACGGCATCGGCGGCGGCGCGCGGGCCGAGATCGACCGGCTCTCGCAGGCCTACGGGCTGGACATCGAGCCGGGCACCCTGGTGGGCGAGCTCGGGGTGGGCGCCAGGCAGCGGGTGGAGATCCTCAAGGTCCTCTACCGCGGCGCCCGCACGATCATCCTCGACGAGCCGACCGCGGTGCTCGTCCCGCAGGAGGTCGACGAGCTCTTCGAGAACCTGCGCGGCCTCAAGGCCGAGGGCCTGACCGTCATCTTCATCTCGCACAAGCTCGACGAGGTGCTCTCCGTCGCCGACGCGGTCACCGTCATCCGTCGCGGCAGCACGGTCGACACGGTCGACCCGGCGGAGGTCACCGCGCACCAGCTGGCCGAGCTCATGGTCGGCAGCGAGCTCCCCACGCCGGCCACCGAGGAGTCCACGGTCACCGACCGGGTGGTGCTGCAGGTCCGTGGCGTCACCCTGGCCGGGGGAGCCGGCAGCCGCCGCGACCTGCTCGACGACGTCGACCTGACCATCCGGGCCGGCGAGGTGCTGGGCATCGCCGGCGTCGAGGGCAACGGGCAGGCCGAGCTCGTCGAGGTGCTCATGGGCATGCGCCCGGCCAGCCGCGGCAGCGTCGAGCTCGAGGGCCAGGACGTCTCCTCCTGGAGCGTGCGGGCGATCCGCGAGGCCGGGGTCGGCTACATCCCCGAGGACCGGCACCGGCACGGCCTGCTGCTGGACGCCCCGCTGTGGGAGAACCGGGTGCTCGGGCACCAGACCCAGGCCCCCAACGCCGGCCACGGCATGATCACCGCCGGACCGGCGAAGGCGGACACCGAGCGCATCGTGCGCGAGTACGACGTGCGCACCCCGAGCATCCACGTCACCGCCGGCTCGCTCTCCGGAGGCAACCAGCAGAAGCTCATCGTCGGCCGCGAGATGAGCCACCAGCCCACCGTCCTCGTCGCCGCCCATCCCACCCGCGGCGTCGACGTCGGGGCGCAGGCGGCGATCTGGGACCAGATCCGCGAGGCCCGACGCGAGGGCCTGGCGGTGCTGCTGATCAGCGCCGACCTCGAGGAGCTCATCGGGCTCAGCGACACCATCAAGGTCATCCTGCGGGGCCGGATCACCGGCGAGTTCGACCCGGACACGGTGACCAGCCAGGAGCTCGGCAGCGCGATGACCGGCGCCGGGAAGGACGCGTCATGA
- a CDS encoding BMP family ABC transporter substrate-binding protein encodes MKAASIMSVGALALAGCGSSDSASGGDDTAGGASSDIKACLAYDVGGRGDQSFNDSAAKGLDQAADELGVEIDEVEAQQGENDAARTDRLDQLVQAGCTNVIAVGYIYAKAIGQAAEANPDISYAIIDDASEDSTADNVAQLTFAENEGSFLVGAAAAMKSKSGNIGFIGGTDVPLINKFEAGFEAGAKAVDPEIEVQSQYLADDGSGFADPAKGETAAEGQFDQGADVIFHAAGGSGAGVFKAASEANQMAIGVDSDQALTAEEGVRDVIITSMVKNVNVAVFDYVKAATEGEQQSGNIVFDLQAGGVGYSTTGGKIDDITSDLDDYKQQIIDGEITVPES; translated from the coding sequence GTGAAGGCTGCATCGATCATGTCCGTGGGCGCGCTCGCCCTCGCCGGCTGCGGGAGCAGCGACTCCGCCAGCGGCGGCGACGACACCGCCGGCGGCGCCTCGAGCGACATCAAGGCCTGCCTGGCGTACGACGTGGGTGGCCGTGGCGACCAGTCGTTCAACGACAGCGCGGCCAAGGGCCTGGACCAGGCCGCCGACGAGCTGGGCGTCGAGATCGACGAGGTCGAGGCCCAGCAGGGCGAGAACGACGCCGCCCGCACCGACCGGCTCGACCAGCTCGTCCAGGCCGGCTGCACCAACGTCATCGCCGTCGGTTACATCTACGCCAAGGCGATCGGGCAGGCCGCCGAGGCCAACCCCGACATCAGCTACGCGATCATCGACGACGCCTCCGAGGACTCCACCGCCGACAACGTCGCCCAGCTGACCTTCGCCGAGAACGAGGGCTCCTTCCTCGTCGGCGCGGCCGCGGCGATGAAGTCCAAGAGCGGCAACATCGGCTTCATCGGCGGCACCGACGTGCCGCTGATCAACAAGTTCGAGGCCGGCTTCGAGGCGGGCGCGAAGGCGGTCGACCCGGAGATCGAGGTGCAGTCCCAGTACCTCGCCGACGACGGCTCCGGCTTCGCCGACCCGGCGAAGGGCGAGACCGCCGCCGAGGGCCAGTTCGACCAGGGCGCCGACGTCATCTTCCACGCGGCCGGTGGCTCCGGGGCCGGTGTCTTCAAGGCCGCCAGCGAGGCCAACCAGATGGCCATCGGTGTCGACTCCGACCAGGCGCTGACCGCCGAGGAGGGCGTGCGCGACGTGATCATCACCTCGATGGTCAAGAACGTCAACGTCGCCGTCTTCGACTACGTCAAGGCCGCCACCGAGGGTGAGCAGCAGTCCGGCAACATCGTCTTCGACCTGCAGGCCGGCGGCGTGGGCTACTCCACCACCGGCGGCAAGATCGACGACATCACCAGCGACCTCGACGACTACAAGCAGCAGATCATCGACGGCGAGATCACCGTCCCCGAGAGCTGA
- a CDS encoding amidohydrolase has translation MNAPLAPTLLRVIDRLLPELIDVRRDLHAHPELSFEEHRTTEVIRERLTGADLRISTVSDTGLVVDLGDEQPLRRVALRGDIDALPVTERTGLDWSSTRPGACHACGHDVHTTVLLGAALALSEVAQELAARRVGVRLIFQPAEEKMPGGAASLVSAGVMSGVDTAYAVHCDPSIDVGEVGLREGPLTAAADRFVVSVRGSGGHTSRPHLTQDLTFALAKIVTEVPAILSRRLDPRSGAVLVWGRVAAGETNNVIPSTGVAEGTIRLLDASLWEGIGPLLTEVVEAVAAPYQVAVHVDFVRGVPPVVNDPGAIAALGRAAMSAGLRPVPTPQSLGGEDFAWMLHEAEGAMARLGTRTPGGRTYDLHQGDLVVDEQAVRAGTALLTLAAAGEWTRVDHGPVPVS, from the coding sequence ATGAACGCACCCCTCGCCCCGACGCTGCTGCGCGTCATCGACCGGCTCCTGCCCGAGCTGATCGACGTCCGGAGGGACCTGCACGCCCACCCCGAGCTCTCCTTCGAGGAGCACCGCACCACCGAGGTCATCCGGGAGCGCCTTACCGGGGCCGACCTGCGGATCAGCACCGTCTCCGACACCGGCCTCGTCGTCGACCTCGGTGACGAGCAGCCGCTGCGACGGGTGGCGCTGCGCGGCGACATCGACGCCCTGCCGGTCACCGAGCGCACCGGCCTGGACTGGTCCTCGACCCGGCCGGGGGCCTGCCACGCCTGCGGGCACGACGTGCACACCACCGTGCTGCTCGGCGCCGCGCTGGCCCTCTCCGAGGTCGCCCAGGAGCTGGCCGCGCGCCGGGTCGGGGTGCGGCTGATCTTCCAGCCCGCCGAGGAGAAGATGCCCGGTGGGGCCGCCTCGCTCGTCTCGGCCGGGGTCATGTCTGGCGTCGACACCGCCTACGCGGTGCACTGCGACCCCTCCATCGACGTGGGCGAGGTCGGGCTGCGCGAGGGGCCGCTCACCGCGGCCGCCGACCGCTTCGTCGTCTCGGTCCGCGGCTCCGGGGGGCACACCTCGCGGCCGCACCTGACCCAGGACCTCACCTTCGCCCTCGCCAAGATCGTCACCGAGGTGCCGGCGATCCTCAGCCGCCGTCTCGACCCGCGCTCCGGCGCGGTGCTCGTCTGGGGGCGGGTCGCCGCCGGCGAGACGAACAACGTCATCCCCTCCACCGGGGTCGCCGAGGGCACCATCCGGCTGCTCGACGCCTCGCTGTGGGAGGGCATCGGCCCGCTGCTCACCGAGGTGGTCGAGGCGGTCGCCGCCCCCTACCAGGTGGCGGTGCACGTCGACTTCGTCCGCGGCGTCCCGCCCGTGGTCAACGACCCGGGGGCCATCGCGGCGCTGGGCCGGGCGGCCATGTCGGCCGGGCTGCGCCCGGTGCCCACCCCGCAGAGCCTCGGCGGCGAGGACTTCGCGTGGATGCTGCACGAGGCCGAGGGCGCGATGGCCCGCCTCGGCACCCGCACCCCCGGCGGGCGCACCTACGACCTGCACCAGGGCGACCTCGTCGTCGACGAGCAGGCGGTCCGGGCCGGGACCGCGCTGCTGACCCTCGCGGCGGCCGGTGAGTGGACGCGCGTGGATCACGGCCCTGTCCCGGTCTCATAA
- a CDS encoding WYL domain-containing protein gives MRADRLLQLVGLLRAHERMSAAELARRLEVSPRTVMRDIEALSAAGVPVYAERGRSGGYALLPGYRPDVEELTPGEARALFVAGGPAVAEALGLSGEHEAGLRKLATGLPSHETGRIGRALDRLVVDPGGWSGVRHQPALLRTLAGAVEADRRVRGSYRAASSRWGGRRTLDPWGLVLAGNSWYLVAAHRGRPHTYRVDRFETLEVLDEPCRRPPSVDLLATWREIRDRWQGRPAVRVVLRVRSDQADLARRQLAMVLRGPVESAPDGPEHQRLTAPVGSLRGLAGVLAGFGSWVEVLEPPVAREMMRRVAQETLAAHAGSESGTDQPDTEQCDTDRHGTDQHDTHEPTSGRASGATTASVESPGT, from the coding sequence GTGCGTGCCGACCGGTTGCTGCAGCTCGTCGGGCTGCTGCGTGCCCACGAGCGGATGAGCGCCGCCGAGCTTGCCCGCCGACTCGAGGTCAGCCCCCGCACGGTGATGCGGGACATCGAGGCCCTCTCCGCCGCCGGGGTGCCGGTCTACGCCGAGCGCGGCCGCAGCGGCGGCTACGCGCTGCTGCCGGGCTACCGGCCGGACGTCGAGGAGCTCACCCCCGGCGAGGCGCGGGCGCTCTTCGTCGCCGGGGGACCGGCCGTGGCCGAGGCGCTGGGGCTCTCCGGCGAGCACGAGGCGGGCCTGCGCAAGCTGGCCACCGGCCTGCCCAGCCACGAGACCGGCCGGATCGGTCGGGCCCTGGACCGGCTGGTCGTCGACCCCGGCGGCTGGAGCGGGGTGCGCCACCAGCCGGCACTGCTGCGCACCCTGGCCGGTGCCGTCGAGGCCGATCGACGGGTGCGTGGCAGCTATCGCGCCGCGTCCTCCCGCTGGGGCGGCCGGCGCACCCTCGACCCGTGGGGCCTGGTCCTGGCCGGGAACAGCTGGTACCTCGTCGCCGCGCACCGCGGGCGGCCGCACACCTACCGGGTGGACCGCTTCGAGACGCTGGAGGTGCTCGACGAGCCGTGCCGGCGGCCCCCGTCGGTGGACCTGCTGGCCACCTGGCGGGAGATCCGCGACCGCTGGCAGGGCCGGCCGGCGGTCCGGGTGGTGCTGCGCGTCCGCAGCGACCAGGCCGACCTCGCCCGGCGCCAGCTGGCGATGGTGCTGCGCGGCCCGGTGGAGAGCGCGCCGGACGGGCCCGAGCACCAGCGGCTGACCGCGCCGGTGGGCAGCCTGCGCGGGCTGGCCGGGGTGCTGGCCGGCTTCGGCAGCTGGGTCGAGGTGCTGGAGCCGCCGGTGGCGCGGGAGATGATGCGCCGGGTCGCGCAGGAGACGCTGGCCGCGCACGCCGGCTCGGAGTCGGGCACCGATCAGCCCGACACGGAACAGTGCGACACCGATCGGCACGGCACCGATCAGCACGACACCCACGAGCCCACGTCCGGGCGTGCGTCGGGCGCCACCACGGCGTCGGTAGAGTCGCCCGGGACATGA
- a CDS encoding TIGR03086 family metal-binding protein codes for MTQSAPDLRPVLARSQDRLTDLVRGLDADRLTRPTPCEGWCVADLVEHLLAVEGRVAALPARGDVEGLPTRLPLPEGDLGDAFAAAVEEARQEWSDDAVLDRELSPPWGTMPGRAVLGGYVMEHLAHGWDLAVAIDEDPEALADVAAQVLPVAQQNVPAHIRDEDWVPFGPVVEPAADAGPTEQLANWLGRTTR; via the coding sequence ATGACCCAGAGCGCACCCGACCTTCGCCCCGTCCTGGCCCGTAGCCAGGACCGGCTCACCGACCTCGTCCGCGGCCTGGACGCCGACCGGCTCACCCGCCCGACCCCGTGCGAGGGATGGTGCGTCGCCGACCTCGTCGAGCACCTGCTCGCTGTCGAGGGACGGGTCGCCGCCCTGCCCGCGCGGGGCGACGTCGAGGGTCTGCCCACTCGGCTGCCGCTGCCCGAGGGCGACCTCGGCGACGCCTTCGCGGCGGCGGTCGAGGAGGCCCGGCAGGAGTGGTCCGACGACGCGGTGCTGGACCGCGAGCTGAGCCCGCCGTGGGGCACGATGCCCGGCCGGGCGGTCCTCGGCGGCTACGTCATGGAGCACCTGGCGCACGGCTGGGACCTGGCCGTCGCGATCGACGAGGACCCCGAGGCGCTGGCCGACGTCGCCGCGCAGGTCCTGCCGGTGGCCCAGCAGAACGTCCCGGCACACATCCGCGACGAGGACTGGGTCCCCTTCGGTCCCGTGGTCGAGCCCGCGGCCGACGCCGGCCCGACCGAGCAGCTGGCGAACTGGCTCGGGCGCACCACCCGCTGA